From Bombus huntii isolate Logan2020A chromosome 4, iyBomHunt1.1, whole genome shotgun sequence, one genomic window encodes:
- the LOC126864494 gene encoding ubiquitin recognition factor in ER-associated degradation protein 1 isoform X2, whose translation MFGFNMFPEIVRPFNNHYRCFSVSMLPGTYRRDVERGGKIIMPPSALEHLTRLNIRFPMLFRLSNEKTNRITHCGVLEFVADEGRVYLPCWMMYNLLLQEGELINVESVNLPVATFSRFQPQSEDFLDITNPKAVLENGLRNFACLTTGDIIAIKYNQRIYEMCVLETRPGSAVTIIECDMNVEFAPPLGYVEKETKKDENVVDPADLMPAPSGFVPFKGEGNRLDGKKRRDFAKPEVTTSKPAYVRGIPDYDYKIGTLTFLRISKPVNNKEAKDPDEFKAFTGEGFSLRKSK comes from the exons atg TTTGGATTTAACATGTTTCCGGAGATTGTCAGACCTTTCAACAACCACTATAGATGTTTTTCTGTGTCGATGTTACCGGGTACATATCGACGAGATGTAGAACGTGGAGGGAAAA TAATCATGCCACCCTCAGCTTTAGAGCATCTCACAAGATTAAATATTAGATTTCCTATGTTATTCAGATTAAGTAATGAAAAAACTAATAGAATTACTCATTGTGGAGTTTTAGAGTTTGTTGCGGACGAAGGAAGAGTTTATTTACCTTGTTGG ATGATGTACAATCTTTTGTTACAAGAAGGAGAATTAATAAATGTTGAAAGTGTAAATTTACCTGTTGCAACATTTTCACGTTTTCAACCACAATCAGAAGATTTTTTAGACATCACAAATCCTAAAGCTGTTTTAGAAAATGGATTAAGAAATTTTGCTTGTCTTACAACAGGTGACATTATTGCTATAAAATACAATCAAAGAATATATGAAATGTGTGTTTTGGAAACAAGACCAGGTTCAGCAGTCACTATCATAGAATGTGATATGAACGTTGAATTTGCTCCACCATTGGGATATGTAGAAAAAGAGACTAAAAAGGATGAAAATGTAGTAGATCCTGCAGATTTAATGCCAGCACCATCTGGTTTTGTGCCATTCAAAGGAGAAGGTAATAGACTAGATGGCAAAAAACGTAGAGATTTTGCAAAACCAGAAGTTACCACAAGTAAACCGGCTTATGTTAGAGGAATACCAGATTATGATTATAAAATAGGAACACTTACGTTCTTGCGCATTAGTAAACCTGTTAATAATAAAGAG GCAAAAGACCCAGATGAATTTAAAGCATTCACTGGTGAAGGTTTTTCTCTTAGGAAATCaaagtaa
- the LOC126864494 gene encoding ubiquitin recognition factor in ER-associated degradation protein 1 isoform X1, whose product MTFHFQFGFNMFPEIVRPFNNHYRCFSVSMLPGTYRRDVERGGKIIMPPSALEHLTRLNIRFPMLFRLSNEKTNRITHCGVLEFVADEGRVYLPCWMMYNLLLQEGELINVESVNLPVATFSRFQPQSEDFLDITNPKAVLENGLRNFACLTTGDIIAIKYNQRIYEMCVLETRPGSAVTIIECDMNVEFAPPLGYVEKETKKDENVVDPADLMPAPSGFVPFKGEGNRLDGKKRRDFAKPEVTTSKPAYVRGIPDYDYKIGTLTFLRISKPVNNKEAKDPDEFKAFTGEGFSLRKSK is encoded by the exons ATGACTTTTCACTTTCAGTTTGGATTTAACATGTTTCCGGAGATTGTCAGACCTTTCAACAACCACTATAGATGTTTTTCTGTGTCGATGTTACCGGGTACATATCGACGAGATGTAGAACGTGGAGGGAAAA TAATCATGCCACCCTCAGCTTTAGAGCATCTCACAAGATTAAATATTAGATTTCCTATGTTATTCAGATTAAGTAATGAAAAAACTAATAGAATTACTCATTGTGGAGTTTTAGAGTTTGTTGCGGACGAAGGAAGAGTTTATTTACCTTGTTGG ATGATGTACAATCTTTTGTTACAAGAAGGAGAATTAATAAATGTTGAAAGTGTAAATTTACCTGTTGCAACATTTTCACGTTTTCAACCACAATCAGAAGATTTTTTAGACATCACAAATCCTAAAGCTGTTTTAGAAAATGGATTAAGAAATTTTGCTTGTCTTACAACAGGTGACATTATTGCTATAAAATACAATCAAAGAATATATGAAATGTGTGTTTTGGAAACAAGACCAGGTTCAGCAGTCACTATCATAGAATGTGATATGAACGTTGAATTTGCTCCACCATTGGGATATGTAGAAAAAGAGACTAAAAAGGATGAAAATGTAGTAGATCCTGCAGATTTAATGCCAGCACCATCTGGTTTTGTGCCATTCAAAGGAGAAGGTAATAGACTAGATGGCAAAAAACGTAGAGATTTTGCAAAACCAGAAGTTACCACAAGTAAACCGGCTTATGTTAGAGGAATACCAGATTATGATTATAAAATAGGAACACTTACGTTCTTGCGCATTAGTAAACCTGTTAATAATAAAGAG GCAAAAGACCCAGATGAATTTAAAGCATTCACTGGTGAAGGTTTTTCTCTTAGGAAATCaaagtaa